One Candidatus Krumholzibacteriia bacterium genomic region harbors:
- a CDS encoding DegT/DnrJ/EryC1/StrS family aminotransferase yields the protein MAIPFLDLKAQYASIKPEIDAAIAGVVESCHFIGGEAVRGFERNFARYSGAEHGVGSCSGTSALHLALLGAGVKPGDEVITACNTFIATTEAITHAGARPVLVDVDEATQLIDPARIEAAITPRTRAIVPVHLYGQPADMDAVRDIAARRKLRVVADAAQSHGADIGGDRGKTLGDTTAFSFYPGKNLGAYGDGGLVATDDADAASLMRALADHGSREKYHHLYEGWNYRLDAMQAAVLDVKLRHLEAWTEARRSRAARYDRAFAGSAVVPISATAGRRHVYHLYVVRVPDRERTLAQLKEKGIGAGIHYPIPLHLQPAYAYLGLKQGAFPVAEKVVASIVSLPMYAELSDAMVDEAAAAVIASAS from the coding sequence ATGGCCATCCCGTTCCTCGACCTCAAGGCGCAGTACGCCTCCATCAAGCCCGAAATCGACGCCGCCATAGCGGGCGTGGTTGAGAGCTGTCACTTCATTGGCGGCGAAGCCGTTCGAGGTTTCGAGCGCAATTTCGCCCGCTACAGCGGCGCCGAGCACGGTGTTGGCAGTTGCAGCGGAACATCGGCCCTGCACCTGGCACTGCTCGGCGCCGGCGTGAAGCCGGGCGATGAGGTCATCACCGCCTGCAACACGTTCATTGCCACCACCGAGGCCATCACCCACGCGGGTGCGCGGCCGGTGCTGGTGGATGTGGACGAGGCGACCCAGTTGATAGATCCCGCCAGGATCGAAGCGGCCATCACGCCGCGCACGCGTGCCATCGTCCCGGTGCACCTCTACGGGCAGCCGGCGGATATGGATGCGGTGCGCGACATCGCCGCGCGCAGGAAGTTGCGCGTGGTGGCGGATGCGGCGCAGTCGCACGGCGCCGACATCGGCGGCGACCGCGGCAAGACGCTGGGCGATACCACCGCGTTCAGTTTCTACCCGGGGAAGAACCTGGGTGCGTACGGAGACGGCGGGCTCGTCGCCACCGACGATGCCGACGCGGCGTCGTTGATGCGCGCGCTCGCCGACCACGGTAGCCGCGAGAAGTACCATCATCTCTACGAAGGATGGAACTACCGGCTCGACGCCATGCAGGCGGCGGTGCTGGACGTGAAGCTGCGCCACCTGGAGGCATGGACGGAGGCGCGCCGCTCGCGCGCCGCGCGTTACGACCGGGCCTTCGCCGGCTCGGCGGTGGTCCCCATCAGCGCAACCGCGGGGCGGCGGCACGTCTACCATTTGTACGTGGTGCGGGTTCCGGATCGCGAGCGCACGCTCGCGCAGCTCAAGGAGAAGGGAATCGGTGCGGGAATCCACTACCCCATTCCCCTGCACCTGCAACCCGCGTATGCGTATCTGGGTCTGAAGCAGGGCGCGTTCCCGGTGGCGGAGAAGGTGGTAGCGAGCATCGTGTCGCTGCCGATGTACGCGGAACTCTCCGACGCCATGGTCGACGAGGCGGCCGCGGCGGTCATCGCGTCGGCGTCCTAG